From Camelina sativa cultivar DH55 chromosome 20, Cs, whole genome shotgun sequence, the proteins below share one genomic window:
- the LOC104772461 gene encoding F-box protein At1g30790-like translates to MTISDLVYYIRTRPVNGFVCCTRGSSIAVCNPTTRQIVKLPDVVSNGRQVFARLGYDPVGDQYKVLCVMMFNRHRAKRGKKGCQLEHYVFTLQSQQKEWRKIEITKGVRYHDVHEGICINGAIYYYIAEGSSGIIRFDVRSEKLDLIEAPEESRNSSSLLNYNGKLGCVDFRFDEMVLWILEDAEKQEWSELRCAQPDDLDDLTEDYVILKGEIRAGELIMIDSRLKSHIPFSVFYYDFQRRNIRRVDIEGIADDEFRRLHGIGKRTREIWSFPGFVENIKFL, encoded by the coding sequence ATGACGATCTCGGATCTGGTCTACTACATCAGAACTCGTCCCGTGAACGGTTTCGTCTGCTGCACCCGTGGCTCCTCGATCGCGGTTTGTAATCCGACCACTAGACAAATAGTGAAACTGCCGGATGTTGTCTCCAACGGGAGACAAGTTTTCGCACGTCTCGGGTACGATCCGGTGGGAGATCAATACAAAGTGTTGTGTGTAATGATGTTCAATCGTCACCGCGCTAAGCGTGGGAAAAAAGGTTGCCAACTGGAGCATTACGTTTTCACATTGCAGTCTCAACAAAAAGAGTGGAGAAAGATTGAAATCACCAAAGGTGTTAGATATCACGATGTCCATGaagggatatgcatcaatggtgctatatactactatatagcTGAAGGCAGCTCAGGAATAATTAGATTCGATGTTAGATCTGAGAAGCTGGACCTGATTGAAGCACCCGAAGAATCGCgtaattcttcttctcttttaaacTACAATGGGAAATTGGGCTGTGTAGATTTTAGATTCGATGAGATGGTGTTGTGGATTTTAGAAGATGCTGAGAAACAAGAGTGGTCTGAATTGCGGTGTGCCCAACCTGATGACTTGGATGATTTAACCGAGGATTACGTTATCCTTAAGGGAGAGATTCGTGCGGGTGAGCTTATTATGATTGATTCACGGTTAAAGTCACATATACCGTTTAGTGTTTTTTATTACGATTTTCAAAGAAGGAACATACGAAGAGTGGATATCGAAGGAATTGCTGATGATGAATTTAGACGTCTTCATGGGATTGGTAAGCGAACTCGTGAGATTTGGAGTTTTCCTGGTTTCGTTGAGAATATTAAGTTCTTGTGA